A window from Leptothermofonsia sichuanensis E412 encodes these proteins:
- a CDS encoding DICT sensory domain-containing protein, which produces MSDSTSILEALLKALPDLRTQIYFKSSLTALSHAMEDQVLAGVNSTLVIASFQRERFYRQEAHRYLRISERADQVYVLAAPETDFSNRSNHYETVAFEPTDALAQEWHLVVVGPRYAACLICKERQTTSEDSGGQSAADQSRRFEGIWTFDRHTVCKAAELLLDAILKYRPELTNKIIQAKAGLSPQTRTGFNNLDPEPFAERLVTYLQAGQYKLIKAYRSIAAQERKERLVNSITATIRRSLDPDEIFKIAAQELGQALGVCRCLIYRCKETDTHVTIQHEYLGTTVESLVNQTWNLQDNPLFQAVVQRQEAVFVDNTQEDPWILNDGLPVSPPQLHDGSNGSPPAQRWQIQSWLMVPVIHQSRLLGMVELHNCRVTLHGWSEAELELVEAIATQVGVALIQAEAYANLEDLNQQLEALDRTRSNLIAITGHELRTPLSTIQVCLESLSSEPDMPAELSQVMLQSALSDAERMRKLIQDFLTLSELESGRVKWHLEPLPFKECVDLALSSIRARQIHNNQLPNITSQIPSNLPMVQTDGEWLVEVLSKLLDNACKFTDPDGQVIIQAREAGQQMLEVIVADTGRGIEPNRLETVFDRFYQEEGALRRTTGGTGLGLAICRQIVTGLGGRIWAESGGKDQGSQFHFTIPTVQTETRRPPTSTARKAKAKASRNRT; this is translated from the coding sequence ATGAGCGATTCTACTTCCATTCTGGAAGCCCTATTGAAAGCCCTGCCCGACTTGAGGACCCAAATTTACTTCAAGTCTTCTCTGACTGCACTCTCCCACGCAATGGAAGACCAGGTGCTAGCAGGCGTTAACAGCACACTCGTCATTGCCAGTTTCCAGCGAGAGCGCTTTTATCGTCAGGAAGCGCATCGTTACCTGCGGATTTCTGAACGGGCAGACCAGGTTTACGTACTGGCAGCACCTGAAACTGATTTTAGCAACCGCTCTAATCACTATGAAACCGTTGCTTTTGAGCCAACCGATGCCCTGGCCCAGGAATGGCATCTCGTAGTAGTTGGTCCTCGCTACGCTGCCTGCCTGATTTGCAAAGAGCGGCAGACCACCTCCGAGGACTCTGGCGGTCAATCGGCGGCGGATCAGTCCCGCCGATTTGAAGGAATCTGGACTTTTGATCGACACACGGTCTGCAAAGCCGCTGAACTACTGCTGGACGCTATTCTCAAGTACCGCCCAGAGTTGACCAACAAAATTATCCAGGCAAAAGCAGGACTGTCTCCCCAGACCCGTACCGGCTTTAACAATCTGGATCCAGAGCCATTTGCGGAACGATTAGTGACCTATTTGCAGGCGGGACAGTACAAGCTGATTAAAGCCTATCGGTCTATTGCGGCACAGGAACGGAAAGAACGCCTGGTCAACTCCATTACGGCCACCATCCGCCGCTCCCTCGACCCCGATGAAATCTTCAAAATTGCGGCGCAGGAGCTGGGACAGGCCTTAGGAGTATGCCGTTGTTTAATCTACCGTTGCAAAGAAACAGATACTCATGTCACCATCCAGCACGAATATCTGGGCACAACGGTTGAATCTCTGGTGAATCAAACCTGGAATCTACAGGACAATCCTCTATTTCAGGCTGTTGTGCAGCGCCAGGAGGCTGTATTTGTAGACAATACCCAGGAAGATCCCTGGATCCTGAATGATGGTTTGCCCGTATCTCCACCCCAACTACACGATGGCAGCAACGGCTCACCACCTGCGCAGCGCTGGCAGATCCAGTCCTGGTTGATGGTGCCTGTGATTCATCAGAGCCGTTTACTGGGCATGGTAGAACTCCATAATTGTCGTGTGACCCTGCATGGATGGAGCGAGGCAGAATTAGAGCTGGTAGAAGCGATCGCCACCCAGGTCGGGGTTGCCCTGATTCAGGCAGAGGCATACGCCAACCTGGAAGACCTGAACCAGCAACTGGAAGCCCTTGACCGTACCCGCAGCAACCTGATTGCGATCACTGGCCACGAACTGCGGACTCCCCTATCCACAATTCAGGTCTGTCTGGAAAGCCTCTCCAGCGAACCTGACATGCCTGCCGAACTCAGCCAGGTAATGCTCCAATCAGCCCTCTCCGATGCTGAGCGAATGCGGAAGCTGATCCAGGACTTTCTCACCCTTTCAGAACTGGAAAGTGGGCGCGTCAAGTGGCACCTGGAACCTTTACCATTCAAAGAATGTGTAGATCTGGCACTCAGCAGCATTCGTGCCCGTCAGATTCACAATAATCAGTTGCCCAACATTACAAGTCAGATCCCCTCCAACCTGCCGATGGTGCAGACGGATGGTGAATGGCTGGTAGAAGTGCTTTCAAAACTGCTCGACAACGCCTGTAAATTCACAGATCCCGATGGGCAGGTGATTATCCAGGCCCGTGAAGCCGGTCAGCAGATGCTGGAAGTGATTGTTGCCGACACTGGACGCGGCATCGAACCTAATCGCCTGGAAACCGTTTTTGACCGCTTCTATCAAGAAGAGGGCGCTCTGCGGCGAACCACTGGCGGCACCGGGTTGGGACTTGCTATTTGCCGTCAAATTGTGACTGGACTGGGTGGACGCATCTGGGCAGAATCTGGCGGAAAAGACCAGGGCAGTCAGTTTCATTTCACAATTCCCACCGTTCAAACCGAAACCAGACGCCCACCCACCTCGACTGCCAGGAAAGCAAAAGCAAAAGCCTCAAGGAATCGAACTTAA
- the psaD gene encoding photosystem I reaction center subunit II PsaD has protein sequence MAETLSGQPPLFGGSTGGLLTKAEVEEKYAITWTSPKEQVFEMPTGGAAVMREGENLLYLARKEQCIALGARQLRAKKITDYKIYRVYPNGDLEYLHPKDGVFPEKVNQGREAVNTKDRSIGQNPEPAKLKFSGTATYEA, from the coding sequence ATGGCAGAAACTCTTTCTGGACAACCTCCTTTGTTTGGTGGGAGCACAGGTGGGCTCCTTACCAAAGCAGAAGTCGAAGAAAAATATGCAATCACCTGGACAAGCCCCAAAGAACAAGTCTTTGAGATGCCAACAGGTGGTGCAGCGGTAATGCGCGAAGGTGAAAACCTGCTTTATCTGGCGCGCAAGGAGCAATGTATTGCTCTGGGCGCTCGCCAACTGCGGGCTAAGAAAATCACGGATTACAAAATCTACCGGGTTTACCCAAACGGGGATTTAGAGTATCTCCATCCCAAGGATGGGGTCTTCCCTGAAAAAGTGAACCAGGGTCGTGAAGCCGTGAATACCAAAGACCGCAGCATTGGCCAAAACCCGGAGCCTGCAAAGCTCAAGTTTTCAGGTACGGCTACCTACGAAGCTTAG
- a CDS encoding beta-lactamase hydrolase domain-containing protein translates to MERIRKINDDLAIAGQIALEQLPQIVQTGFRSVLNLRSPQETGFLANEQQSVERWQLEYVNFPLEGECLDVWTATQVLNQISSLPKPVLVHCDNAVRSAAIVLMHIATSQGATLDQALNQAQQLGLFRNEDLIAGDRGIGDREQGQKKSITGICDR, encoded by the coding sequence ATGGAACGGATTAGAAAAATCAACGATGACCTGGCAATTGCTGGACAAATTGCGCTGGAGCAACTGCCTCAAATTGTTCAGACAGGCTTTCGGTCTGTGCTTAATTTGCGATCGCCCCAAGAAACTGGATTCCTTGCGAACGAACAGCAAAGCGTCGAGCGCTGGCAGCTTGAGTATGTTAATTTTCCCCTTGAGGGGGAGTGTCTGGATGTCTGGACGGCAACCCAGGTTCTCAACCAGATTAGCAGTCTCCCCAAACCAGTGTTAGTTCACTGTGATAATGCTGTGCGATCAGCCGCGATCGTTCTGATGCACATTGCTACTAGCCAGGGAGCCACTCTAGATCAGGCATTGAACCAGGCTCAGCAATTAGGGTTGTTCAGAAATGAGGATCTTATAGCAGGAGACAGGGGAATAGGGGACAGGGAACAGGGTCAGAAGAAGAGTATCACAGGGATTTGCGATCGCTAA
- a CDS encoding EAL domain-containing response regulator translates to MTQILVIEDDPNVRTLILKLLQAEGFDALSAEDGRTGLHLAKVHEPDLIICDIMMPEFDGYEVLSQLRQNSATATIPFIFLSAKSERTDLRQGMELGADDYLTKPFKRAELLGAISARLTKQAALTQPYVDEMKRAAQTLNQLAYRDPLTNLPNRILLHHRFQEAIAQASLTSPQQMVAILWINLNRFKAININMGYTNGDLLLKMVAERLERAFGQRSTVARLGSDEFSMLLGNLAEKEEAARVAQKILKVLAEPYDLDGHYAQIQASIGIALYPDHSNSPDRLLNQADTAMRHVKASGSGGYQFYAQEMDILVSERQQMESQLNSALENLEFQLHYQPQVNLITGRVIGAEALIRWHNPQLGMVQPDKFIGIAEDTGLIIPIGEWVLKTACTQAKAWQDSSRLPIRISVNLSARQFRQENLVAKVDQTLKETGLAANLLILELTETSVMENVETTIQTLKDLKEMGVRISIDDFGTGYSSLNYLKRFPIDTLKIDQSFVREVTTDPNDAAIAKAIIAMAQSLQLKVIAEGVETEEQFNFLRQSGCHAMQGYLFSPPIPATEFETLIRSDRRMIPGLKTE, encoded by the coding sequence ATGACTCAGATTCTGGTGATTGAGGACGATCCGAATGTCCGTACTTTGATTCTCAAGCTATTGCAAGCTGAAGGCTTTGACGCACTCAGTGCCGAAGATGGTCGTACAGGGTTACATCTGGCCAAGGTACACGAACCTGATCTGATCATCTGTGATATCATGATGCCTGAGTTTGATGGCTATGAGGTGCTGAGTCAGCTTCGTCAAAACTCTGCAACCGCAACCATCCCATTTATCTTCTTGAGCGCCAAATCGGAACGAACCGATCTGCGGCAGGGCATGGAGTTGGGGGCGGATGACTACTTAACCAAGCCTTTTAAGCGTGCAGAACTGCTGGGAGCCATATCTGCTCGTTTAACCAAACAAGCTGCCTTGACCCAACCCTATGTAGATGAGATGAAACGGGCAGCCCAAACGCTCAATCAATTAGCTTATCGGGATCCCCTGACCAATCTGCCAAACCGGATTTTGCTTCATCATCGATTTCAGGAAGCGATCGCCCAGGCATCGCTGACCAGCCCCCAGCAGATGGTTGCAATTTTGTGGATCAACCTCAACCGATTCAAGGCAATCAACATCAACATGGGTTACACCAACGGTGACCTGTTGCTGAAAATGGTGGCTGAACGCCTGGAACGGGCTTTCGGTCAGCGTAGTACGGTTGCCCGCCTGGGTAGCGATGAGTTTAGTATGTTGCTCGGTAACCTGGCTGAGAAAGAGGAGGCAGCCAGAGTGGCCCAGAAAATCCTCAAGGTTCTGGCTGAACCCTATGACCTGGACGGGCATTATGCCCAGATTCAGGCCAGTATTGGGATTGCTCTTTATCCCGATCACAGCAATAGCCCCGACCGTCTGCTCAACCAGGCGGATACCGCCATGCGGCATGTCAAAGCCAGCGGCAGTGGTGGCTATCAGTTTTATGCCCAGGAAATGGATATTCTGGTATCTGAACGGCAGCAGATGGAAAGCCAGTTAAATTCAGCCCTCGAAAATCTGGAGTTTCAGCTTCACTATCAACCTCAGGTTAATCTGATTACTGGTCGAGTGATTGGGGCGGAGGCGCTGATTCGCTGGCACAACCCTCAACTGGGAATGGTTCAGCCGGATAAATTCATTGGGATTGCAGAAGATACGGGCTTAATTATTCCGATCGGTGAATGGGTGCTGAAAACCGCCTGCACTCAGGCAAAGGCATGGCAAGATTCCAGTCGATTACCCATTCGGATTTCGGTAAATCTCTCTGCCCGGCAGTTTCGCCAGGAAAATCTGGTGGCAAAAGTGGATCAGACCCTTAAAGAAACGGGACTGGCTGCCAATCTACTGATTCTAGAATTGACTGAAACCAGTGTCATGGAAAATGTGGAAACCACCATTCAGACCCTGAAAGATCTGAAGGAAATGGGGGTTCGCATTTCGATTGACGATTTTGGCACAGGATATTCCTCGCTCAACTATCTGAAGCGCTTCCCGATTGACACCCTGAAGATTGATCAGTCTTTCGTCCGGGAAGTCACAACTGACCCCAACGATGCCGCGATCGCCAAAGCCATTATTGCCATGGCACAAAGTCTGCAACTGAAGGTGATTGCTGAAGGCGTAGAAACTGAAGAACAGTTCAACTTTCTGCGCCAGAGTGGTTGCCATGCCATGCAGGGCTATTTGTTTAGCCCTCCCATTCCGGCAACAGAGTTCGAGACGCTGATACGGTCTGATAGACGGATGATACCAGGACTGAAAACGGAGTAG
- a CDS encoding CAAD domain-containing protein, translated as MNSEIKETELVDVNTPGFKVEAEAPLVKVENNDSALNQSTQQLKQVWEQFKGFLSDLPEYLSEFFGEYKRPLTVLGLIFASVVSVKLTLALLDALNDIPLLAPTFELIGFGYVVWFVYRYLWRAKNRNELVQDFNNLKDEVLGKGNSQ; from the coding sequence ATGAACTCCGAAATTAAAGAAACCGAATTGGTCGATGTCAACACTCCTGGCTTTAAGGTAGAAGCCGAAGCTCCCCTGGTCAAGGTTGAGAATAATGACTCAGCCTTGAATCAGTCTACTCAGCAACTTAAGCAGGTTTGGGAGCAATTTAAAGGCTTTCTGTCTGATCTTCCAGAATATCTGTCTGAGTTCTTTGGAGAGTACAAACGTCCTCTCACAGTGCTTGGGTTGATTTTTGCTTCCGTTGTGTCTGTCAAGCTGACGCTGGCCTTATTAGACGCTCTGAATGATATTCCACTGCTAGCACCGACCTTTGAGTTGATTGGCTTCGGCTATGTAGTCTGGTTTGTCTATCGTTATCTTTGGCGAGCAAAAAATCGGAATGAACTGGTTCAGGATTTCAATAATTTGAAGGATGAGGTGCTGGGCAAGGGAAATTCCCAGTAA